The following proteins are encoded in a genomic region of Anser cygnoides isolate HZ-2024a breed goose chromosome 13, Taihu_goose_T2T_genome, whole genome shotgun sequence:
- the NDUFA1 gene encoding NADH dehydrogenase [ubiquinone] 1 alpha subcomplex subunit 1 isoform X1: MWYEVLPGMAIMAACLTVPGFTTVFLQRWSNGGKEKRVARNAFQWAMMQRDKRLSGASKHYVVKGLENIH; the protein is encoded by the exons ATGTGGTACGAGGTCCTGCCCGGCATGGCCATCATGGCCGCCTGCCTCACCGTGCCCGGCTTCACCACCGTCTTCTTGCAGCGCTGGTCCAACGGCGGCAAG GAGAAGAGGGTGGCCCGCAACGCCTTCCAGTGGGCGATGATGCAGAGGGACAAGCGGCTCTCGGGGGCCAGCAAGCACTACGTGGTCAAG gGTTTGGAGAACATACACTGA
- the UPF3B gene encoding regulator of nonsense transcripts 3B, with protein MKEDKENARPKERRGGPGPAVGAGAGAGAGAGAGSEGRAGGAELERLERPKDKKEALSKVVIRRLPPSLTKEQLEEHLQPLPEHDYFEFFANDSSLYPHMFSRAYINFKNQEDIVLFRDRFDGYVFVDHKGQEYAAIVEFAPFQKAAKKKSKKKDAKTGTIEDDPEYKKFLESYSADDEKLTSTPETLLEEIEARNKELIAKKTTPLLNFLKNKQRLREEKREERRRRELERKRQREEERRKWKEEERRKRKEAEKLKKVDRCPEKERDRSKEEPKIKLLKKPEKDEKDLEKKEKSKKLEKETLREEKNASSASAKRSDGETKEEKAKKSEDECVKDYRDRDRDFERDREYERAQREKLRRQEEERRRQKERFEKEKVFRRKEEEVKKERDLLREKGKKSDLTDFTSGMDKSEKVTKDDKKEDTIKRDRIRNKDRPAMQLYQPGARSRSRLCQYEDSAAKPTDQGADKKQESETSNMKEEE; from the exons ATGAAGGAGGACAAGGAGAACGCCAGGCCCAAGGAGCGCCGTGGGGGGCCCGGGCCCGCCgttggggccggggccggggccggggccggggccggggccggctcGGAGGGCAGGGCCGGCGGCGccgagctggagcggctggagcggccCAAGGACAAGAAGGAGGCGCTGAGCAAG GTGGTGATCCGGCGGCTGCCGCCCAGCCTCAccaaggagcagctggaggagcacctgcagcccctgcctgaGCACGACTACTTCGAGTTCTTCGCCAACGACTCCAG CCTGTACCCTCACATGTTCTCGAGAGCCTACATCAACTTCAAAAACCAGGAGGACATCGTGCTCTTCAGGGATCGCTTTGACGGCTACGTGTTCGTTGATCACAAAG GTCAGGAATATGCTGCCATCGTAGAGTTTGCACCTTTCcaaaaagctgcaaaaaagaagagcaagaaaaaggaTGCCAAAACTGGGACTATTGAAGATG ATCCAGAGTACAAGAAGTTTCTGGAAAGTTACAGTGCAGATGATGAAAAGCTAACCTCTACTCCTGAAACTTTGTTGGAGGAAATAGAGGCAAGAAACAAAGAGCTAATAG CTAAAAAGACTACTCCCTTATTGaacttcttgaaaaataaacag AGActgagagaggagaaaagagaggagaggaggaggagagaactggaaagaaaaagacaaagagaagaagaaagaagaaaatggaaagaggaggagagaaggaagagaaaagaagcagaaaaactgaagaaagtagACAGAtgtccagaaaaagaaagagacagatCAAAAGAAGAACCAAAGATTAAG ctACTTAAGAAGcctgaaaaagatgaaaaagacttggagaaaaaagaaaaatccaagaaactggaaaaagagactctgagggaggaaaaaaatgcgAGTAGTGCATCTGCCAAACGATCTGATGGGGAgacaaaagaagagaaggcaaaaaa ATCAGAAGATGAGTGTGTAAAGGACTACAGGGACCGAGATAGAGATTTTGAAAGAGACAGAGAATATGAGAGAGCACAGAGGGAGAAACTGAGACGCCAGGAAGAAGAGCGTCGGAGGCAGAAAGAGCGCTTTGAGAAAGAGAAggtttttagaagaaaagaggaagaggtgaaaaaggaaagagacttgctcagagaaaagggaaagaaaagtgatCTTACAGACTTTACCAGCGGCATGGACAAATCTGAGAAAGTAACCAAAGACGATAAAAAAGAGGATACAATTAAGAGGGATCGTATCAGAAACAAG GATCGTCCAGCAATGCAGCTGTACCAGCCAGGAGCCCGAAGCCGAAGCAGATTGTGTCAGTACGAAGACAGTGCT
- the NDUFA1 gene encoding NADH dehydrogenase [ubiquinone] 1 alpha subcomplex subunit 1 isoform X2 encodes MWYEVLPGMAIMAACLTVPGFTTVFLQRWSNGGKEKRVARNAFQWAMMQRDKRLSGASKHYVVKAGAGGPACSEGLENIH; translated from the exons ATGTGGTACGAGGTCCTGCCCGGCATGGCCATCATGGCCGCCTGCCTCACCGTGCCCGGCTTCACCACCGTCTTCTTGCAGCGCTGGTCCAACGGCGGCAAG GAGAAGAGGGTGGCCCGCAACGCCTTCCAGTGGGCGATGATGCAGAGGGACAAGCGGCTCTCGGGGGCCAGCAAGCACTACGTGGTCAAGGCAGGTGCCGGGGGCCCGGCGTGCTCCGAG gGTTTGGAGAACATACACTGA